The window GTGTTTTCCCCTTGTCTTCTAACTGCAACAGTCTCAGAGTTTGTGTACTGAATGCTTCCCAAACAACCATTAGCATTCTCTCTCAGTGACATCAGTTACTATGTTAGTCCTACAtagggtggtgatggtgcagtggtgcctttggtgtgggagacctgggtttgattcccactgcaatacatcaaccaatgtgtccctgagcaagacacttaacccctagttgttccagagcaattgtaagtcgctttggataaaagcgtcaactaaatgacatgtaatgtaatgtaatgtaacatggtttgtgctgtaatgtaatgtaacatggtTTGTGCTGAGCTAATGGAAGTTAAATACATGAGTctggagacagcagcaggctctTGCCAGAAAGAAGCACACATCAAGAGTAGTGCGTCTCTTTAGGGCTGGAGTCGTGCTCCCCTGATGTCCTCAGATAATCTAGTACCACAGTAGAAGGGCACTCTTGTGGGACTTGACTTTAAAGCATGAAGTACTCCAGGTTTAGATGGAGCTTCTGCGTTTCTTGAGTCTCCTGTAGGTGTTAATGCTGTGAAGACCAGTGGAAACTGAGCTGATGCCCGAGTGGCGTTGCATGCTGCACACGCAGCCGTTTGAGTGCAGGGTGTTGGAAAAAGCCTCTCCATGCTCCATGTAGGTGTCCGAAGTGGAGAGGTCACGTGGGATGATCATGGGTATGGAGTATTGCAGCTTCTCTCTACTCTTGTACCAAAGGCAAGAGCACATGGATTGGAAGTGTAGCACTTCGGCGTAAACATTACGTAGACCCCGGCTCCCCGACCCGCCCCCACCACCTTCGACTGCGCTTCCTCCGCCGCACACAGACGgtgtggaggaggtggaggccTGGTCTACTGAACAGTGAATGTGTCCACCCGCCTGACCATTATGAGAGAGGAGAGCCCTCTGCTCGGCATCTCTCTTCTCGTCCTCGGCGTTCATGGTCATGAACCTTAGCACTGCCAAGTTGAGGAAGGCTCCAATCACAGCCAGGCCTGTCAGGATGTAGATGAAGCTAAAGACCACATACTCCGGCTTGTTCTGCAAAGCGTGCTCATTCTGCAGCGCTACATAGTCCCCGAAGCCGATGGTGGTGAGCGTGATAAAGCAGTAGTAGTAAGCATGAAAGAAGCTCCATCCCTCAAAGTGTGAGAAGGCCAGCGCTCCCAAGCACAGTGTGCTCATGCAGGATATGAAGCCGATGATCACCATGTTGACCATGGAGACCTCAGTGCGCCTCATGCCAAGGCACTTCTTCAGGCGGTGGAGCAGGTACCTGACGAATGTGTTGATCCGCTCACCCACGCTCTGGAACATGACCAAGGTGAGCGGGATGCCCAGGAGGGCATAAAGCATGCAGAACACCTTCCCTCCATCTGTGCTGGGGGCTGCATGGCCATATCCTGATGGAAAGAAGGAGAAAGGAGCAGAGTTACTAGGGCAGAACTAATTAAATCTACAGTGCAGAGGACAGAGGTCTGAGATAAGAAGGTTGGAGGCTGGGAAAGATAGTCAAACCCAGAGTAGACCGATATAAATGATTTGTATTCTTTGATcagcacttttttaaaataaatttaaagacTCTTTATTTCACAGCAGCAGAATGCAATTGAAAATGAGAATGCACAGCAGTGTAGCGGGAAGGGACATGTATTGATGTGTATGGGAGAGAGAGCCTGAATAATTCATTGACAATTGGTCTCTGCAGAGTAACTTCAGCTAATGAGTAGATTTGCACCTAATTAGTCCTTACATTTTCCAGATCAAATAAACAGGACAGCTCAGGGTGCATTGTAAATAATAAGTCCTTTAATTTTGTAAAATCCCTCTTTGTCATGCAGGTTTTTGAATCTTTGGATTATCAGAGCCCcacagcaaaataaaataagttagcagtttggtttgtgtgtgctttACTGAGTCTTCTGGAAACACAAGAATACAAATGGGCCCACAAAGCTCAGAGTTAATTAAGCAACTTCATTGCACAGAACATGTCATGTCAAAGTTTAAAGAAGGAGCTTTTCAGTAATTTATTTGCCATGAAACAGAGAATAGCTAATAAACCATTTACTATATAGACATATCGTCGTATGGTCAGTGACTAGAATGGCCAGTTGGAGAATTCTAGCAAATGCTCACCATCAGCCAAATTTAAGATACGGCAGTAATTCTGTGTGCACTCACACTGTGGAGCCGGCGAATTTCAGGATGGATTTAAGATCCCTTTTCAGGTTTACCTCCATTTCAGGTTAATTGCCAACCTTTTTGTCTCATAACGTCATCCTCTCACTCCTTTTGTCCCACAGGATATGGCGCCCTTGCATGCAACATCATTACCCGCTAAGATATATTCCACACATGTGGACCTGTTGGAACTGAGAGATGATGGCTCTGATAACAATGGGATCAGCAAATAGAAAAGGTTGACCAACAGTTTGAATGTAATTACTCTTGGGGTTGATTTAATTCTTTTGGCTCTGGTTTTATTGTCACACTGATCCGTGCGGTTGAgccatctgtctgtctggtgcCAAATCTGTTTAAAGCTTTCCCAGTTGGGCCGCCAAAATGAGAGCCATTACATTTGATATATCTCCTCATGGAAGGAAAAATCTGACCCGCTCACCGAGCGAAGAgacattttgcttttttctaATCTCATCCCTTCAAAGACATTTCTCCAATTTTGTGATGACACAGAGATGACTGACCAGTACTTTACTCTGAATAGGTATTGACCTATTGCAGTCTATTTCACCTCTTGTTCTCTGGCCAATTGATGACCTTAAAGATGATGTGTTCCTGATTTGTTCatttaaacagattttaaactaaaatatattttacacaaGCATGTTAAAATAATGCAACTGTATTCTCATACAACTGAACTCTCCAAAGTTAGGTCAGATTGGTCGGGTATTAGTACCTTTATGGGGAGGCAGAACCTGATCATTTGAATAATTTGTATTACTTTTACTAACCATTTAGCCATTACTTTAGCTaacactttttcttacattagTTTTAGCAATTTCAATGGTTTATTCAATAGTTTTAGCTATCTATCGTAATTACTATTTTTCTAATTATTATCTTTCCACGTCCCCCTGCTGCAACTGCAGAGTACCCATTTATGTGAAGTACTGCTGTCCTTTACAATATGTTAAACTCTTACAACATATAGCAATACAACAACGTAAATCCAGTTCTTTTGGCGTTTAATATAGTTGACGACTTCTCCAGCATATACTGCTACAGAAATGCATAAGTCATGGACAGTCTGCATCCCCACACTTCAGCTCTGGTCTGTGGACATTAATGTATTCCCTTGATCCATCatgaatatatattaaaatcaGAACTCTATGAAGAAAATTTGCATTAGTACTTCCAAGGCACTCCCTTCAAGCTCTGCATCagaaaatattatattataattatacaAATTTCCTTTACTTCAACCTTGCACAAGTATGTAGTTCAGAAAATACCTGTGGCTGAATCCAATGGAAATACTGTgtaatataaaaacacattttcaaggttttcatttttttctgtcttttgccTCTCCCATCAGGAAACTTATCAAAACATGTGATCagaaacaaacttaaaatgtgtaaaaagtaCATGGTTTTGCCTTGGCGCGGAGTAAAACAGATGGATTATAGGCTCTTTGCCAATGGCTCCCTGCGGATTTGGCCAACGCTGTATTGTTGGATCATAGCAAGAATTTGAATTATTTCTGGGTCAAAAAAACATTCCATTGGAGCCCCCAGGAACAGGATATAACGTTATCAGAGACGGTTTAGAACTGAGACATGGGCTCCGCCACTGCTATGCCTCTTTAGGAGACTAGCAGCAGGGCCGAGTGTATTGATTTCattgaaagtgaatgcaaaCACAGATTATAAATTATTACGAATCTTTTCGCCGCGTATACACCAAAGTAGATATTTGACCAATTTCTCACAAACCACATATCTCCAGAACATTCTGACATTAAAAGTGCATTTTTCAGATGGACACATCAGGAGAAAATGAACTTTGTTTgagacctgtttctgtctcaggaCCAAACTCTcgcgagatctggcaacacagagaagctaacgtcagctaacgTTCATGAACGCCCTAACAAACTAATCTCTGTGATATGTCTTTTAGCTGTGTAaatatctaacgttagcaaaagAACATAGtaataaattattcaaatatgACTTTTCATTCATCCAAATGACGTTCACTACACATTCTTTAGGAGACAGGGAGTGTGTATGTTTCACACCATTGGCAATGCTTGAAATGCACTGCCTTTAATATTAAGGATCTTTGACGTTATTAACGTTGCTGTACCCAAACTGCCGGCTATCGGCTAGTAGCAAACATAAGTGGTAGCTAGACGTACAACATAATGATTACATCTCCCTGTTTCTCTTAATATATTCATAATTTACTTCGATAAGCATTTAAACAAGGAGGAACAGCGAAAACACGTTTTTTTAACGTCATTAAATATTTTAGACGATGAGTGGCTTTTCTCAGTGCATACTTCTTTCTATACCTATATAGAGAAGCATGAACTAGCAGTGTTGCTACGACATCTCAAACAAACAGTGCGTTTATGCCCATTGTGTTAACTGtaattttaaatttatattacATGGTAAAACATAGCAGTACAGAAGTTTTATAGAATTAAATAGAAAAACAGtaatatcagtcacacagcattATCAGTCTAACATTTGTTAGTCTATGTCCACGACATTCCACTTATAGTCCCTCTTATCTGCCAGATATCTGTTACCTTCCGCTtattttgtgttggcattcatgcattcatgaggactatggttacctgctccccagatctctgcagggtaactccagacagttagctagattatctgtccaatctgagttttctgttgcaaaactaaaacaactagtgaacgtacacatgttccaccaaaacaagttccttcctgaggctattttgcagcagcacagtGGCTCGGACCCCCGCATAGCGCTATTAGGATTGTGTTTGgtctaaagaaatgccaattaaccagagcatgtttttctcccatcacaaaatgctgtgtggactagccagacccttcttCTCAGCGCTgtgtaggaaggtctggcaatgcgagacatTGGTTACAAACAATGGTTAACCCCAGCTACCTTAAAATGGAACACAAGTCAGTTTTATTAACtaaagatacattttaaaagagaaaaaaatgtgttgtttcttAATCAAAAAGTTACTCTATGTCAGCGGCTATGAGTAAATAATGTGTATCCACTCATTGACCATTCATCGAAGAGCAGGACAGTGTGTCCAGGTGAACACAGAGGCTGAGCTGCAGGCCTGTTAGGAGCTGTCAACAGCAGCGAGCAGTGTGTATTGAGACACAGAGACGACCGGAGTGACAGCGGTGCTCGTCAAAAGCAGACGCAGGAGCAGGAGGCGACAAGGCCAGCAGTCTCGccgtgtgtgagagagtggaGAGGCCCGCATGACAAGATCACCCTCCTCTGTGCTCACCCGCTCCCCTACAG of the Etheostoma spectabile isolate EspeVRDwgs_2016 chromosome 18, UIUC_Espe_1.0, whole genome shotgun sequence genome contains:
- the kcnk3a gene encoding potassium channel subfamily K member 3a: MKRQNVRTLALIICTFTYLIVGAAIFDALESRMETTQRRELRLRKAELLKRFNLSPQDFDELENVVLDLKPHKAGMQWKFAGSFYFAITVITTIGYGHAAPSTDGGKVFCMLYALLGIPLTLVMFQSVGERINTFVRYLLHRLKKCLGMRRTEVSMVNMVIIGFISCMSTLCLGALAFSHFEGWSFFHAYYYCFITLTTIGFGDYVALQNEHALQNKPEYVVFSFIYILTGLAVIGAFLNLAVLRFMTMNAEDEKRDAEQRALLSHNGQAGGHIHCSVDQASTSSTPSVCGGGSAVEGGGGGSGSRGLRNVYAEVLHFQSMCSCLWYKSREKLQYSIPMIIPRDLSTSDTYMEHGEAFSNTLHSNGCVCSMQRHSGISSVSTGLHSINTYRRLKKRRSSI